The Candidatus Nanosynbacter featherlites region AAAGAATTTTTCCGGGTGGCGGGTAATATTGATCCATCCAAGCATTACTACCTGGTTGATGATATTTTCACCACTGGCGCCACGGTGCGAGAAGCTGCTTACTGTTTGCGTCAGGTGGGTGCTACCTCTGTGACAATCATAGCTCTAACGCGGCACGACTCACAAAAATCTACGGTTGATTAGACATGGTGATATCCACTACCTTTGGCAATTTCCTGTGCACGATAAAGTTGTTCTGTCAGGAGTAGACGCACAAGTTGATGCGGAAACACCAATTTTGACAGCGACCAAACGACATCAGCCCGCTCGCGTAGTTCCGAAGAAACACCAAATGCCCCGCCAATGATGATGACCACTGACCGACTGTGGGCGAAGCACTCTTCCAGGAGAGCTGATAACTCCGGAGACGACAGATTGTTGCCTCTTTCGTCCAGTAAAATGACAAAATGGTCTGGTTTGATTTGCTTGAGTATCCGTTCAGACTCTTCCTGACGCGCTCTGGGGCCTTCCAGCGAAGAATTAGCCAACAATACCCATTCGACATTCCACGGGGCTCTCAGGCGCTTCTGGTAGTATTCTAGGCCATCTATGACCCATGAATTATTTTTCTTGCCGATTGTGATAATTTTGAGCATAACTAATGGTAAGTATAACCTACCCTCTGGTATAATGAAAAAGTCAATCACGGAGAGGTGCAGGAGTGGTTGAACTGGCCGCTCTCGAAAAGCGGTAAGCCGCAAGGCTTCGAGGGTTCGAATCCCTCTCTCTCCGCCATGGAATATTTATTAAACCCTCGCCACGGTGAGGGTTGTGTACT contains the following coding sequences:
- a CDS encoding 23S rRNA (pseudouridine(1915)-N(3))-methyltransferase RlmH, producing the protein MLKIITIGKKNNSWVIDGLEYYQKRLRAPWNVEWVLLANSSLEGPRARQEESERILKQIKPDHFVILLDERGNNLSSPELSALLEECFAHSRSVVIIIGGAFGVSSELRERADVVWSLSKLVFPHQLVRLLLTEQLYRAQEIAKGSGYHHV